From the genome of Impatiens glandulifera chromosome 9, dImpGla2.1, whole genome shotgun sequence, one region includes:
- the LOC124915765 gene encoding uncharacterized protein LOC124915765, which translates to MLIGSKIVTSTVSLVRKIRERLLTAQSRQKSYAHKKRRDIIFNKGDHVFLNVSPFKEAVVEVAYRLALSPSLAVVHNVFHVSNLRKYIPNANHVIHYEEVQLQKDLSYEERPTQILARQTRKLRNKEVSMVKVFWHNSSIEEATWEVEHVM; encoded by the exons ATGTTAATTGGGTCAAAGATCGTTACCAGCACAGTTTCATTAGTTAGAAAAATCAGGGAAAGATTGCTAACAGCTCAAAGTAGACAGAAGAGCTATGCACATAAAAAGCGTAGGgatatcatcttcaacaaaggCGACCATGTATTTCTCAATGTATCTCCCTTTAAAG AGGCAGTTGTTGAGGTTGCTTATAGATTAGCATTGTCTCCCAGCCTTGCTGTTGTTCATAATGTTTTTCATGTGTCCAATTTGAGGAAGTACATTCCTAATGCCAACCATGTAATTCATTATGAAGAAGTTCAGTTACAAAAGGATCTATCATATGAAGAGAGACCAACCCAGATCCTGGCCAGGCAAACCAGGAAGCTAAGGAATAAGGAAGTAAGTATGGTCAAGGTGTTTTGGCACAATAGTTCCATAGAAGAAGCCACCTGGGAAGTAGAACATGTTATGTAG